The Rhodamnia argentea isolate NSW1041297 chromosome 7, ASM2092103v1, whole genome shotgun sequence genome contains the following window.
GAGTTCTGGATCCCGGGGCACGTCCACATGCTCCCCTTCGGCAGCTTGTCCTTGTCGCATATGTTCTCGACCGACGTCAGGGCCCACCACGCAGTACCAAGCTTGACGGAGCTGGAGAGGAGCGAGCCGAAGATCTAGGAGGCACGCAGAAAGTTGGACAGAAAGATGCATTGAGATGAATGTGTTGAATAAATTTGAAACATAGAGAGGATCATTGTGATGTACTATATTGAAAACCTGAACAAGGAACATAGATTTCGGCGGGATCTTCATGTAATGCCCTAGCTTGAACTCGGCTAAAAACGTGAGGGCGTGCATCTTAGTGCTTTGAACATAGGCCGGGAAAGTGAAGCTGGTTATAGGCCTCCCTGGGTATAGATAGCCGATGCATAACTCGGCGACGACTCTCAATCCGAGGTACTGCACCCATGAGAAACAATAAATGACAGGAATTAAGACTCTAATCGTGGCTGGTGGTCCAAACGGACCGGGAAAACTGCGATGTAACGGTCTGAAACCTGACTCAAATTTGAGGACTATAGCTTGGTTGGTCGCTTACAGTGCCAGTGGTAGCTTCAATGAGGCCCAGGGGAAGAATGAAGATGGATGGTATAGCCAAGGAAAGTAGAAATGCCCAAGTCGGAAGTTGGaattcatggccaaagaatTCGCAATTGGCAATGCCGAGACCGACCATCAACACAACAATCACGTAGAACCACCACCGAGGGATAGGCTCGTACTTCTTCATGAGCTCATTGTGAATGTCGCCGGACTTGCTCCCGCTTTTCCTTGACTGCTTCAGCTGCTGCCAGCTCTCCCTGAGAGTTTATAAAATCGTATCCTTGTTAGTAGTTAGTACAGATGAAATTGATTGAAGAgtgtttcttttcctcctaAGGTACTAGGAAAAGCGCCAAACCTTCCATGGAACAGAAGAAAATAAGTCACTGTTCCGGTTAGAGCAGCGAATGTGAATCCTAGTTTGAAGACATATCCGATGCTCATGTACAACTTTGAGTACTCGCCGTACGCCTGCTCGTTAAGTTTCAAGTCTTCTCCAAAAACCCGTGTAATATCGTATTCGTTTCCCGAATAATCATATGAATATGAATCGAATATGGGGAACCTCTTCGCGTCGAACAAATTCATCCCATAGCCCAGCGGTATGCACACGTACATTATAGCCACGAACCCGACCAGTATGTTCACGATCGCGAACCTAGGCAAGATCAAAGGGTTGCCCACATAAGCTGTAGCCGAGTCCCAGTCAAGGGCAAGAGAACCGAGCCCAAGACCATAGTAACCCGCGCCAAGTTGATGCACCGCGACTGAGTCTTTCCAGAACCAGCAGAGGACTGAGAGCACCGAGATAATTTGCATGAAGTACATTGGAACGATGGTATAGGCAAAGACAAAGGCAGCACAGATGATGAGAATTTGGAATCCGCTGAGCCGGCCTCTAGCTCTCGGTTCTTTGTCATGGAGGGCTCTGCAATATGGTCAGCAAGAACAAGATCAAGACGTTAGATGCATAGGTTGGTCGAAGGAATGCGCTGGGCTGAGATAAAGTACATAGTTTGAAGTACAGAACAGACCTGTAGAAAGATACTTTCGGTACTATTAAGGGGTACCACATGTAAGGATTGTCCACAAGAAGCCTTCTGAACAGTCCAGCAAAACCATATCCCATCATCTGCAAATTGAAAGAGTTAGCTGCCTTTCTGCAATTAGTGTTCCTAGAAACACAAATTTGACACTACAGAAGACCAGGCATAATTTTTTGCATAGCATTCATGTTAAGTAAGTTCAACACTCGCCAAAGCCGAGCTGGTTTTGCCCTGAGATTCTCCAGAATGAATGCGGACTATTCTTTCTCTTTGTGGTTGTAATGCAAAGTTCAGGAAAGTGAACTCACCTGAGATGTCATGATCATCAAAATAGCAGCCAAAAGACTTATATGCTTGTGATATACCACCTTGATGGCATCAAGGGTCGATATGGACTGAACTGATTCGAATCCTGTCGTGGAGAGGATGACCAGCAGCGCATGCTCCTTGATGTTGAACGGTCCCGGATTGAGAGAAAACTTCCAGTTTGTTCCCGGGATCCCCACGATCTTGGCAGGAAGAGTGGAGGCCAGTAGTCTCCCCAGGACAAGCAGTAAAATTTGGGCGCATGACTCACTGACCCACATCTGGCTCTTCCTATACGTGGAAATCTGGTACATGAAAGACGTGACGGCGCACACTAATGGCCCCAACACCCATGTCCTAATTGTTAGGACAGGGAGCGTCGGGTCATCGGTGACTGGAACTCCGTTCCTCACTTCCTCAATGGGCGAGTCATTGGGGATGTCAGCTGAAATCATCATGAATGGACGCTTCAGAGAGCGAATCAAACAGTACGGATGTAGGAAAACAAATGAATTGCTAAGCGGGAAGCTAATCTTAGTAATGAACAGAGGCACAGGCTATGCAGCATTTTAGCAGCAACCATTCCTAGTCATTAGAATCAATTATTGTGCCAGATGGTTGGTCAATGTTGTTTCTTCGTTTTTCGTCGTATTGTTTCCGCTGGTAATAGGCTAGTCCAGGTGGGAAGCAAAGGTTTTCCTAGGCTGGAGGCTATCGAAATTTAGCCGGTCGTATTCGCAATTTATCATAGAGTTCATGCACCGAAGTCCACGTGAGCATAAAGTTGCCATCTTCTGCATAAATATCTCAGTCTATCGTGCCAAATCGCGAAATAGTAAAGCGTAGGCAATAGTTTCTGCGATAATGGAACTTATCAAGGCTTTAAGATGGCAAAAATACAACACGACCAAAttcaacaaaagagagagagagagagagagagagagagagagagggagggagattaCTGGGTTTCATTCCTGAATCCTTGAGGCCAAAGTCAACATCTTTGCTTGGTTCCACATTAATGTCTTGGTTTAAGATGGGTTTCTCCTCTGTTTTCATGGGGATTTCTGAACCCAGAAACTTGACagcaccctctctctctctctctaccctttttttttttcttcagggGATTCCTGCCCTATCACTGGGATGAATTCAGGGTGCAAAAGTTCTTGCAGAAGAACACAGATCCTGCTCTTAAATATCAGGCGTCGAAGAGATCAACCAACTGAATTCTTCGTGTCCGACCACGAGAGGGTTTTAACCAGAGAGATCAGAGCCTGTGAGCTGGTTTCATGCACGTTACCAGAATCATTAAAAGGAACAAAACCAAGAAAACAAACGAGGGAGTTAGTCAGTTGTAGGAATTCCTGAGATCGTTGCGAGTTGAGGTTTAAGGTAATGCACGTTCATAGGGGTAACTCCCTTTGGTCTTTGGGGTCCCTGAGGCATCATTTCAGTTTCTTGTTGACCTGAAGCGCTTCCAAGTTTGTTTTCCGGGCAGCTCCACGCGACAGACGTTCTAGAACAGAGAGCTTGTTCTTCACCTGCAAACAGCTCCCGAACTTTGAGCAAATGAAACTGATAATTTGTTCTGtccccaaaaatagaaaaatgggaaatgataCAGAGCCGGAGGAAAAGATTGGGATTCCAGAGTTCACATTTCGCGCTCGGATGCCATAGATTGACGTTATCATCTGAAAGATGgcaactttgttttttttttttttttatgcggaCTATTTTCGGTGCGCAATATCTGTGACCGCGAATGCGATGGACTGTTCGTCCTAGAGAGCAATCTCTTGTTTGGTATCTAAACATTTGTCCTAGGTTTCGATCCTCAAGTACAATTTGGAAAACATGATGGAAGACCCacagaagaagaagtgaaaattgACCGCCCAGCTGCCACCACACCATGATTGTTCTAATGGATAAGAACGTTTGTTACTGAAAATGCATCATGCCCTATGCCTTTTGGTCATAATTGATACGAGGTTCTGCTTGGCAGTTCATTTCCTTTTCGATATAATCACATCGtaggtaattgaattttttacgGATTTCACAAATCCcatctttgaattttcttttttatcaatcAAGTACCTCAACTTTTCGGATTGGCTTGACCCTCCATTGGATAAGTTCTCATGTAATGTGATTCTGCTGATATGACTCCCTCGCTTGGCAAAAGTTGAAGCATACTTAGTAACGTGGCTCGCTTATTTGGTTAAATTTGTGCAGCCTTCATTTAGGTGTTGGGTAATAAGAAGAAAGAGTGAGTAGCTTCGACGTTCGCATGGTGAGTACTTACCTATTTTTAGGTAAGCCCTTTTGAGCAATTCGACACATCGACCACACATATATTACTATAACAAACTCAAACCTAAATTTATATCGTTTCAAGTGTGGTCATGGTGCTTCCCGATCCATTAATAAAGGAAACTAGAGTCGGAGTGAAACCGATTAGATCGTTCGGCAATAGATTTGGGGGAAAAATAGTATCGgcgatccctaatttttttttttttcgaattattcaaACGGGACTAGCGGAATCGTTGTGAATTGAGGTTTAGAGGCAATGCATGCTCACGGGCACATGGGatataaagagagaaaaactgGCTTTGAGAAGAATGTACATCATTTCAGCTTCTCGTTGAACCTGAAGggcttctccaatttttttttccgggcaACTCAATATAACAGATACTCCAGAACAGTGCTTGTTACTTGATCAGCAAAGGCTCACGACCTTTCGAGCAAATTAAACTGCTGTTTGGTTTGacctcaaaaatagaaaatctagCATGCTCCGagaagggataatgacacaaattgtCCCTGAAATTTGAGCAAACGGGTAATttgattcctaaactttaaatttgactattttggtctctaaactttagcctaatatctAATgtgttctttgaatttttaatttcattaatatgatctatgaacttttataacatgttcaacttaatttCTAAACTATaagaagatgttcaatatagtcattctattaattcaagttcagggaTGGCATTTGATATTTTCTTAACATCTAGGGATTCAGTtgaaaatgttttaaaagtttggAGATCGCATTAAACAAATGAAAGTTCCGAATTATATCGCACATTTAGGGACCATATAGTCAACCATTTCGTGGGCCACTTGAAAATAATGTGACAAGGTCCCGTAATCATCAAGTATGTGCTAGATGCCTTTTATTgagtaattttttcaaattattcaatcGGGATCTAGCGGAATCGTTGGCAAAGGTGAGAATCGTGGTTTAGAGGCAAATAAATTTGTTCATGCTCACGGTTTAAAGAAAATCATCATggtgcaaaataaaaaaaataaaaaattttggctttGAAGATAGAATGTACATCATAATTCAGTTTCTTCTTGTTGAACCTGAAGGGCTTCTTCAAGTTTTCCTCGAcctcaataaaataaaattaaataaaaattaaaaattaaaaatggaaattttttaaaaaatcacaaaaaatttaaaaaactcctaaaaatagaagcttatattaggctagtttgatctCATTtgcataaatttgggcctaaatttatagattttatagatttcactcttcgcAAATGAGAAGATGATAGATATTGATGTTATGTctcccaaaaaatagaaaatctacGCATGCGAACTAaagctaaacacccacttggatttggATAGAAGTTGCAAATGATAGTAAGGACttatatcaaggaggataatttttttttttttgttggataatttgattatccCTGTAAATTTGAgacaacgcaacatttaaaggaaaatgagttcttaatgtGGGATCCCTATTTCAATAACTTTAAAGtttgtattaaaatttgtgtttcatttatgacatgctaaaaaaataatgtattttaaattattttagtgtgcattgaaattagtcttcaatttaggatgtaATTTTAaaagtaactacataattatttgacttaaatgaaaaaattgggaaggaacattttttcaaacaaaaattttgggcgTTATCAAACTTTCTATTCtaagaagatgttcaatgtagtcgaTTCTCATAATCATCTAAACAAGTTCGAGGAAAAGGCATTTAATATGATCATTTTCTTATAATAGTTACTATGGGACTACAATTAAACCGAATGTTTAATTTATCTCTTGATAAGGGCGGGAAAGTTTATTCAAGTTATTAAGATCAAAATAGAGTCGGAATGAAAATAGAAAGTATCACTCGGGCAATTACATGGGCTTCCCaaactttttcaaattgttcGATCATATCCGTATAGCTACTTTTCTCCGTCCGAAATTTTATTCatgtttccttttctcttcacggacctccccccccccaaccccccaaataaaaaaaaaccaaaatctcactgaccaccaccaccagcagcCGTGGAAATAGTCGGTCTGTTGTGCCGCCGCCGACGGCGGGCACGAAAATCGCCCGTTGGCCACCACCTATAAGGACCAATTTTAGTGAACAGTGAGCGagatccatctctctctctcatctggATTTTGCCCTCTCACTACGCTCAGCCTCTGGCAGGTATTCTTCCGGAGCTTTTTTCTCGAATTTCTTCTAATTTTGCTTCGGGAATACAGACGTTGGTTTTTGTGAAGCttgattgcatcttttaaatTAAGTTCGTTGCGCGATTGAGTGCGCCAGAATTCGCTGGTTGGGTTTTGCTTCGAGCGTCGGCCCGAAATGGCCCGATCTCGTTCGGTCGGGGGAATGTTTCGGGCCTCGGGGAGAAAGGTCCGAAGTGTTCGAGCCGGGCCTATGCTTCGATTCTCCTCGGAATCGGTTTGGGTCCAACCAATCGGGCCTGTCCTAGCCTGGACCGTTCCCCCACCTCGACATCGATTGACGCCGGGGGGTGGGGGGAAATCGCACAAGAGGAGTTTCAGAACAAAATCGAACAGGTTGAAAAGGATCGTTCGTTGTCCGCTTATTTTGTCGGAGACTCGGGGAGATAGGCTCGATTGGTTCGATAGTTTTCGTGCTTTTGAATGCCATTCGCGAGAACGGGTCGCTGCAAAATCG
Protein-coding sequences here:
- the LOC115733811 gene encoding oligopeptide transporter 1-like, with translation MKTEEKPILNQDINVEPSKDVDFGLKDSGMKPTDIPNDSPIEEVRNGVPVTDDPTLPVLTIRTWVLGPLVCAVTSFMYQISTYRKSQMWVSESCAQILLLVLGRLLASTLPAKIVGIPGTNWKFSLNPGPFNIKEHALLVILSTTGFESVQSISTLDAIKVVYHKHISLLAAILMIMTSQMMGYGFAGLFRRLLVDNPYMWYPLIVPKVSFYRALHDKEPRARGRLSGFQILIICAAFVFAYTIVPMYFMQIISVLSVLCWFWKDSVAVHQLGAGYYGLGLGSLALDWDSATAYVGNPLILPRFAIVNILVGFVAIMYVCIPLGYGMNLFDAKRFPIFDSYSYDYSGNEYDITRVFGEDLKLNEQAYGEYSKLYMSIGYVFKLGFTFAALTGTVTYFLLFHGRESWQQLKQSRKSGSKSGDIHNELMKKYEPIPRWWFYVIVVLMVGLGIANCEFFGHEFQLPTWAFLLSLAIPSIFILPLGLIEATTGTYLGLRVVAELCIGYLYPGRPITSFTFPAYVQSTKMHALTFLAEFKLGHYMKIPPKSMFLVQIFGSLLSSSVKLGTAWWALTSVENICDKDKLPKGSMWTCPGIQNSLTDSLVWGGLGPARIFTSGSYAKVYYFFLVGVAGPLAVWLAARAFPGKKWIRLINFPVIFMSASFLFPAQPVHYWTFFAVAGAFHLVGRRLAKGWWARHVYDVSNGLELGAAFFAVLLALCFGFSEVQGPYWWGRDFESFCPLRTCPTAPGVVVEGCPVF